The proteins below are encoded in one region of Peribacillus muralis:
- a CDS encoding YwmB family TATA-box binding protein, producing MYNINKKMLIYIVFLGLMVILIGNSTIVAETKPDIVKLVGLLQEDKDLDIGDWSVLAREINKEIATKQEFESEVYALKQKYPQFQWHREDDASGWKAEALTYNVDSGLTESIKIMTTEEEFDKVTYVIYEVKGQKWEKGDAAFFTTTFQNRVNDLFIGTPSIFSCIKGSINDNMDSVLNSKTEDLLDMFQAREIESVHETNFTSISAHSTLFKQPLTKEKLNLQFGLRTEGLGERTNFVVGTPIITFEY from the coding sequence ATGTATAATATAAACAAAAAAATGTTAATATACATAGTATTTCTTGGTTTGATGGTGATTTTAATTGGGAATAGTACGATTGTGGCAGAAACTAAACCAGATATAGTCAAATTGGTCGGACTGTTACAAGAAGATAAGGATTTAGACATAGGTGATTGGTCTGTACTCGCTAGAGAAATAAATAAAGAGATTGCAACTAAACAAGAGTTCGAAAGCGAAGTGTACGCTTTAAAACAAAAATACCCTCAATTTCAATGGCACCGGGAAGATGATGCTTCCGGCTGGAAGGCTGAGGCGTTAACTTACAATGTCGATTCAGGTCTAACCGAATCTATCAAAATAATGACAACGGAAGAGGAATTTGATAAAGTTACCTATGTCATTTATGAAGTGAAGGGACAGAAGTGGGAAAAGGGCGATGCGGCCTTTTTTACAACGACATTCCAGAACAGGGTAAATGACCTATTTATAGGGACTCCTTCAATTTTTTCTTGTATTAAAGGGTCTATCAATGATAATATGGATTCGGTTTTAAACTCTAAAACTGAAGACCTGTTAGATATGTTCCAAGCAAGGGAAATTGAGAGTGTGCATGAAACAAACTTTACATCAATATCTGCACATTCAACATTGTTTAAACAACCTTTGACAAAAGAAAAATTAAATTTGCAGTTTGGGCTACGGACAGAAGGATTGGGTGAACGAACGAACTTTGTAGTTGGCACACCAATCATAACGTTTGAATATTAA
- a CDS encoding DUF1146 family protein, protein MFSAMGQQALTGIIAHLFFIAVTWWALQALHFDKMLRSNSVIKARVLYILLTVAIGSVVSNFFLDYLGFANQLPYMFSDD, encoded by the coding sequence ATGTTTTCAGCAATGGGACAGCAGGCTTTAACAGGAATAATTGCACATTTGTTTTTCATTGCAGTTACCTGGTGGGCTCTACAGGCATTACATTTTGATAAAATGTTAAGATCGAATTCGGTCATCAAGGCCAGGGTCTTATATATTTTATTGACGGTTGCCATCGGTTCGGTTGTGAGTAATTTCTTCCTTGACTACCTGGGGTTTGCAAACCAGCTCCCGTATATGTTCAGTGATGACTGA